One Fusobacterium simiae DNA segment encodes these proteins:
- a CDS encoding flavodoxin, translating to MSKSLIVYYSLGGKTRKVVDILQKLTNADVYEIELEKPYSKLTAYTIGLGHCKTGYEPPIKNEIDLSAYDKIFIGGPTWWFTYAPPINSFIKKYDLTDKIIYPFGTATSNFGGYFERFNKECKAKEIKKPLKILRTNFKNDLEETIRLWLKENGE from the coding sequence ATGAGTAAATCGTTAATTGTTTATTATTCTTTAGGTGGAAAAACAAGAAAAGTTGTTGATATATTGCAAAAACTAACTAATGCAGATGTATATGAAATAGAGTTAGAAAAACCTTATAGTAAACTTACAGCTTATACAATAGGATTAGGACATTGTAAAACTGGATATGAACCCCCAATAAAAAATGAAATTGATTTATCTGCTTATGATAAAATTTTTATTGGTGGGCCTACTTGGTGGTTTACTTATGCACCTCCTATTAACTCTTTTATAAAAAAATATGATTTAACAGATAAAATTATTTATCCTTTTGGAACGGCTACAAGCAATTTTGGAGGATATTTTGAAAGATTTAATAAAGAATGCAAAGCAAAAGAAATAAAAAAGCCATTAAAAATTTTAAGGACTAACTTTAAGAATGATTTAGAAGAAACTATTAGATTGTGGTTAAAGGAAAATGGGGAATAA
- the dnaJ gene encoding molecular chaperone DnaJ produces MAKRDYYEVLGVDKGASEDDIKKAFKKAAMKYHPDRFANASDAEKKDAEEKFKEINEAYQVLSDAQKKQQYDQFGHAAFEQGGPGFSGFNTGAGGFDFGDIFGDIFGGGGSFGGFEGFSSFGGSSRRSYVEPGNDLRYNLEITLEEAAKGAEKTIKYKRNGKCEYCHGTGAEDEKMKTCPTCNGQGTIRTQQRTILGVMQSQSVCPDCHGKGQVPEKKCKHCRGTGTAKETVEKKINVPAGIDDGQKLKYAGLGEASQSGGPNGDLYIVIRIKPHDIFVRQGENLYCEVPISYSTAVLGGEVEVPTLNGKKMIKVPEGTESGRLLKVSGEGIKSLRGYGKGDIIVKLTIETPKKLTDKQKELLQKFEDSLNDKNYEQKSGFMKKLKKFFKDIID; encoded by the coding sequence ATGGCAAAAAGAGACTATTATGAAGTCCTTGGTGTAGATAAAGGAGCAAGTGAAGATGATATAAAAAAAGCATTTAAAAAGGCAGCAATGAAATATCATCCTGATAGATTTGCAAATGCTTCAGATGCTGAAAAAAAAGATGCTGAAGAAAAATTTAAAGAAATAAATGAGGCTTATCAAGTTCTTTCTGATGCTCAAAAGAAACAACAATATGATCAATTTGGACATGCAGCCTTTGAACAAGGTGGACCAGGATTTAGTGGTTTTAATACAGGAGCAGGAGGCTTTGATTTTGGAGATATATTTGGAGATATCTTTGGTGGTGGAGGTAGCTTTGGAGGTTTTGAAGGATTTAGTAGTTTTGGTGGTTCTTCAAGAAGAAGCTATGTTGAACCTGGAAATGATCTAAGATACAATCTTGAAATAACTTTAGAAGAAGCAGCTAAAGGTGCAGAAAAGACTATCAAATATAAAAGAAATGGAAAATGTGAATATTGTCATGGAACAGGTGCAGAAGATGAGAAAATGAAAACATGTCCTACTTGTAATGGGCAAGGGACAATCAGAACTCAACAAAGAACTATATTGGGTGTAATGCAATCACAATCAGTTTGCCCTGACTGCCATGGAAAAGGACAAGTACCTGAAAAGAAATGTAAACATTGTCGTGGAACAGGAACTGCAAAAGAAACTGTTGAAAAGAAAATTAATGTTCCAGCTGGTATAGATGATGGACAAAAATTAAAATATGCTGGATTAGGTGAAGCTAGCCAAAGTGGTGGACCTAATGGAGATTTATATATAGTTATTAGGATAAAACCTCACGATATTTTTGTAAGACAAGGAGAAAATCTATATTGTGAAGTTCCTATTTCATATTCAACAGCTGTTTTAGGTGGAGAAGTAGAAGTTCCAACTTTAAATGGAAAGAAAATGATTAAAGTTCCAGAAGGAACAGAAAGTGGTAGACTACTTAAAGTTAGTGGAGAAGGAATAAAATCACTTAGAGGTTATGGAAAAGGGGATATAATTGTAAAACTTACAATAGAAACTCCAAAGAAATTAACTGATAAACAAAAGGAATTACTACAAAAATTTGAAGATAGTTTAAACGATAAGAACTATGAACAAAAATCAGGCTTTATGAAAAAATTAAAAAAATTTTTTAAGGATATAATTGATTGA
- a CDS encoding methylated-DNA--[protein]-cysteine S-methyltransferase: MKNVKGISFLYNKEIGYLEIIEEKDGISEISFLGNTDIEKRKSLYNIFIESPLTKKCKKQLEEYFNGKRKEFNIKLDIRGTEFQKQCWDSLLKIPYGETISYSDEAKMIGNDRAVRAVGSANGKNCIPIIIPCHRIITKDGKLGGYSGGEGGNKGVEIKKYLLELEKKFK, encoded by the coding sequence ATGAAAAATGTTAAAGGTATTTCATTTTTGTATAATAAAGAAATAGGTTATTTAGAAATAATTGAAGAAAAAGATGGTATAAGTGAAATAAGTTTTTTAGGGAATACAGATATAGAAAAAAGAAAAAGTCTATATAATATTTTTATTGAATCTCCTTTAACAAAAAAATGTAAAAAGCAATTAGAAGAATACTTTAATGGAAAGAGAAAAGAATTTAATATTAAATTAGATATTAGAGGAACTGAGTTTCAAAAGCAATGTTGGGACTCTTTATTAAAAATACCTTATGGAGAAACTATTTCATATAGTGATGAAGCCAAAATGATAGGAAATGATAGAGCAGTTAGAGCTGTTGGTTCAGCCAATGGAAAAAATTGTATCCCAATAATTATTCCTTGTCATAGAATTATAACAAAAGATGGTAAATTAGGTGGATATAGTGGTGGCGAAGGCGGAAATAAAGGTGTTGAAATAAAAAAATATCTTTTAGAGCTTGAAAAAAAGTTTAAATAA
- a CDS encoding arginase family protein, translating to MKTIRLLYPDFVSGGLETYFFGANLLQYILPQNENQEVYKVNIEAPSGKKYVITDGIYGKEEVIKGIKEAMKVLEDVNPDKVITIGGNCVVSQAPFDYLHGKYENLGIIWIDTHPDVSTVNDGYPNAHAFVLGSLLGEEETKITKLMKNKKFTSDQVLYVGLQEIHKYQEKFLKEKNINYKIQTDEFLTNEEIKDFIKKFDHILVHLDIDVLDENLFHSTYFANKELVGDGSGSGKMTMEKLSEILSVIDKNANVVGFTIAEYLPFDEHKLNKMFSNISMFTK from the coding sequence ATGAAAACAATTAGGTTGTTATATCCAGATTTTGTGAGTGGAGGGCTAGAAACATATTTTTTTGGGGCTAATTTACTACAATATATATTGCCTCAAAATGAAAATCAAGAAGTGTATAAAGTAAATATTGAAGCACCATCAGGTAAAAAATATGTAATTACAGATGGAATTTATGGAAAAGAGGAAGTTATTAAGGGAATAAAAGAAGCTATGAAAGTTCTGGAGGATGTAAATCCAGATAAGGTAATAACTATAGGGGGGAATTGTGTTGTTTCACAAGCACCTTTTGATTATCTTCATGGGAAATATGAAAATTTAGGAATTATTTGGATTGATACACATCCTGATGTATCAACAGTTAATGATGGTTATCCAAATGCACATGCTTTTGTTTTAGGTTCACTTTTAGGAGAAGAAGAAACAAAAATTACAAAGTTAATGAAAAATAAAAAGTTTACATCAGATCAAGTTTTATATGTGGGACTTCAAGAAATACATAAATATCAAGAAAAATTTTTAAAAGAAAAAAATATTAATTATAAAATACAAACAGATGAGTTTTTAACTAATGAAGAAATAAAAGACTTTATTAAAAAATTTGATCATATTCTTGTCCATCTTGATATTGATGTACTTGATGAAAATCTTTTCCATTCAACATATTTTGCTAATAAAGAATTAGTAGGAGACGGTAGTGGAAGTGGTAAAATGACTATGGAAAAATTATCTGAAATACTATCCGTCATAGATAAAAATGCAAATGTAGTAGGATTTACAATAGCAGAATATTTACCATTTGATGAACATAAATTAAATAAAATGTTTTCAAATATATCTATGTTTACAAAATGA